A single window of Syntrophus aciditrophicus SB DNA harbors:
- a CDS encoding NAD-dependent epimerase/dehydratase family protein, producing the protein MKRILVTGATGQIGSELALALRQAYGEAKVVAAGHRRRPDAELLESGPYCSFDVRDGETLQRIVQEYRIDTIFHLASLLSAAAEKNPQSAWEINMKGLTNVLETARISGCAVFFPSSIGAFGPGTPLENTPQLTIQRPATLYGITKLAGELLCDYYFHHFGVDARGLRFPGLISYKTPPGGGTTDYAVEIFTAALTEGRYTCFLRPDTRLDMMYMPDAIGAAMILMEADGQRLIHRNAYNVTAMNFTPEELAVQILRFVPGFDIRYDVDPIRQAIADSWPRHMDDSAARTEWGWQPRYDLAATTSEMIEHLAFKLGKAGEDRHGAG; encoded by the coding sequence ATAAAAAGAATACTGGTTACCGGCGCCACGGGTCAGATCGGGTCTGAATTGGCCCTCGCTCTGAGACAGGCCTACGGTGAAGCCAAAGTCGTCGCTGCAGGACACAGGCGCCGGCCTGATGCGGAGCTCCTGGAAAGCGGTCCTTACTGCAGTTTCGATGTCCGGGACGGTGAAACACTGCAGCGTATTGTGCAGGAGTACCGGATCGACACGATTTTTCATCTGGCATCGCTCCTGTCAGCTGCTGCGGAGAAGAACCCGCAATCTGCCTGGGAGATCAACATGAAGGGGCTGACCAATGTTCTGGAGACGGCCCGCATTTCCGGCTGCGCCGTTTTCTTCCCCAGCTCCATCGGCGCCTTCGGTCCCGGCACTCCACTGGAAAACACACCCCAGCTGACCATTCAACGTCCTGCTACGCTCTACGGTATTACCAAACTGGCCGGCGAGCTGCTGTGCGACTATTATTTCCACCACTTCGGCGTCGACGCCCGCGGTCTGCGCTTTCCGGGCCTTATTTCCTACAAGACGCCGCCCGGCGGCGGCACCACCGACTATGCCGTGGAGATCTTCACCGCAGCCCTGACGGAAGGCCGCTACACCTGTTTTCTCAGGCCCGATACCCGGCTTGACATGATGTACATGCCGGACGCCATCGGCGCGGCGATGATCCTGATGGAGGCGGACGGTCAAAGGCTCATTCACCGAAATGCCTATAACGTGACGGCCATGAACTTCACGCCGGAGGAACTGGCGGTTCAGATTCTCCGGTTTGTGCCCGGTTTCGATATCCGCTATGATGTGGACCCGATCCGCCAGGCCATTGCCGATTCCTGGCCCCGGCACATGGATGACAGCGCGGCGCGTACGGAATGGGGCTGGCAGCCCCGTTACGACCTTGCCGCCACGACATCGGAAATGATTGAACATCTTGCATTCAAACTGGGAAAAGCGGGGGAGGATCGACATGGCGCAGGATAA